The sequence GGTCACGTAACTAACggagtctaaaggggttaatcagacctagtccagctctgatcagaatccccagtcacaggtggtgGTTTCCCTTTGTAACTGGGGTTCTTATAGATGCCTAAATTTGAGGGGAaatcatttaaaagaaaaaaaaaagagtaagatAAAAAAACAGgttttttatgacctcatgggagaCATACAAagtaacaaaatacacaaaaaatattaacaaaattcataaaaatacattagcATTTCCCCATGTAATAAAAACAAAATCCTTGCTACCCTACATTGGTATAGTGTCCCTgattgcccgagactatacatattgggggaacatttactaggggctttgtgccagttttctgtcgagcTTTACACGTTCTTACACATTTGTGTTGcgcgcgacccttttgtggcaaagctgcgctattcttcatgcaacacaaatttctttttttataacatagtttttatttggttttaccaATAAGTGAGAGGTAGATACACAAAGAGACATTCAACACAAATTTCTGTGCTGATGGGGGGGGAGGGttcccggtgctcagtcggaacgtgccccagatttatcatgcagtccgacagaattgtgttgcacaccccatatTAAAGGCACACCAAAAAAAACAGTGGGGGcatctgttggagcagtgcagccccctgcattatacacaggcaaactgcacatagcacagtttgcactagtcttagtaaatgtgtcctattgtatataaaaataaccggAACAAAATAGAGAATTCATTAATGATGTTCATTTTGAGTCAAtttgaaaacttaaaaaaatatgtctttttttccaattttatccCCAAATAAAGctaaaaacccccaaaaatctttaaacttttaatatgttttaaCTAGCCCTACATGTCCTATAAAAATTGTATATGGCTCTTAAACTGCATctattctgctctgctttcttaatatgtaaagtgaagtctcttgTCTTTGACCTCattagccagagattcctgaccataaaatggccgcagttaaagagtcatgtgatctctatccatTAGAAATCTCTCTGCCAGGACCTTTATCTTACATTCATGAACCATttgataaggtcctggcagggtgattgctcttgGACCGATAGAagtcacatgactctccatcagTGGGCAttgtatggacaggaatgtctggctgatgaggtatcagacaggaggcttcactttacagcaTTCAAAACTGATTCCAGAACCATAGTGGTTGGTATTGTTTTTTTCTATTAAATCTATGTAGGTCAACCCACAGTGTGAAGAGTTGAGTGTTTCTGAGCGACAAAATTGTCAAATTCCTCTTCTAAATAATAGCTATCACATTAGGTTATGACATCTTATACTTTATGCTTTTATAGGAACTTGTTCAGCTGGACCTCTGGGCAAAGAATTTGTTACGGTCTTTACGCACAACTATGATTCATCTTTTGGAACAGCTGAATTCAAGCTCTCCGTCACTGTGTATAATTCTTCCACCACAGTTAACGTAACCATAAACAAGTTCTCCCAAAAACCATATGTGTTAGATCCGGCAAACTACTTATTAAATGTTCCTGTGAGACCAGATTCAGGTGGAGCTTCTAAATCCTACGTGATTAGCATCAAAACTAATAAACTGATCTCTGTTGTGTCACTTAGTTACAAGGTGAAAACTTTAGATACTAGTATTGTATATCCCATTGAAGACCTTGGCAGAGACTACTACGTGGTAACTCCTGTAGGTGGTACTGGTGACGGCTTCAAAGAAGTCTCTGTAGTAAGTTGTGAAGAACCTACTAATGTTGATATCTTCCTGACCGGAGCAGTTACCTACAAAGACAAGAACTATGGAGCTGGTAGCAAGCTCACAGTCTTCCTAGAACCATACAGTGATCTTCAGCTTCTCAGCAAAGACAACTTATCTGGAACTCACATAGTATCTCAAAAGCCTTTGGTGGTAATGAGTGGTCACACATGTACACGGGAGAGCAACAAATGCAACCATGTCTACGAGCAGCTCTTGCCTGTCTCCAGCTGGGGCACCACATTCATCATCCCTCCAGTATCTGTGCAGTTAAAAGCTGATATTGTATTTGTGGTGGCTGCTGTGAATACAAGAATAGAATATCAAATCTATTCCACAAGGTCAAGCCAGAACTTAAATGCGGGTCAAGTATTTCAGCTGGAAGTCCCTGTCAAAGCCCCAATTTATCTTTCTGCCAGCGCTGGAATCCAGGTTCTCTACTACTGTACTGGATGGCAAGACACGATACAATATGACCCCACTCTTATAACAATTCCTCCAGTGAGCAGCTACTGTTCTTCATACCATTTATTTGCTGATAAAGATGTTGAAAACTATGTCAGCATAGTAGCAAAGAAGGCAGATGTCTCAAAATTGACATTAGATAAATATCCAATAGATGGCTTGACATGGAATGCAATTTCAGGAACAGATTATTTCTGGGCAACTAAGAAATTAGTTCAAGGACTCCCAGCAGATAATCTGCAGAACCCATCTTCACCTTTCTTGGCGTTGTCCTATGGTTTTGGAAACCTTTACAGCTATGGATCTCCATCTGTTTGTATTGATGGTAAGTTTCAGGTGGTATTGGGGTAAGGGGTATCTTGGAACTTAATTTCTAGATTACAAATTTGCTTTTTTCTTTAGCCCTCTCTGATAAGTCATGTAGCACTATAAAATGTAACGCTAAGGAGAAGTGTCAGCTGTCCAATGGGAAGCCAAAATGTGTGCCAGACTCGGTAGCCTACTGCCATGCAGTTGGCGATCCCCACTATCGTACCTTTGATGGTTATTACTATGACTTCCAAGGCACTTGCACATACACTATTGCCAAGACCTGTGGCAGTGATAGCAGCCTCCCAACTTTCAACATTGAAACCAAGAATGAAAATCGTGGAAATACTCGGGTGTCTTATGTCAGCTATGTTACCGTACAAGTCTATGATTATTCCATATCCCTAGTGAGATACGAGTATGGATTTGTGAGGGTAAGTTATTATGAATGTAAGTATAATGTAGATGTTTGTGTATTTTAGTATAATGTATTTTCTACAATACATCTTTATTTTAAATCTCTTCAGGTGAACAACCAACGTCTCCGTCTCCCTATGAACCTTAATGAAGGCCGGGTGTACTTGTATCAATCTGGTGATTCGGTGGTCATTGAAACAGACTTTGCCCTTAAAGTTTACTATGATTGGAACTCTGTCTTAAAAGTATACATCACCAGTAGCTTCTTTCAAAAAGTTTGCGGGTTGTGTGGAAACTATAATGGAAATCCTTCAGATGACCTGATGACGCCAACTGGAACACTAGCTCCTAACTTGGTTGAGTTTGGCAAAAGTTGGAAAGTTGATGACGGAGACAGGGTTTGTTGGCACAACTGCAATGGGGAATGCAAGCCATGTCCTCTTGAAATTCAAAGAACATACGCAAGTGAGAAAAGCTGTGGTTTGATCTCCAAGGTCGTAGATGGTCCATTCAGTCAGTGTCACTCTGTCGTAGATCCCAAGCCATACCTGGACAATTGTGTATATGATCTGTGCATGAATGATGGCTACAAACAAATCCTGTGCCAGAGTTTAAAAACCTATGCTGATGCCTGTCAAAGGAACAAGTCTTCAATTGGGGACTGGCGCCAACTTTCTGGATGTTGTAAGTTGACAACTCATTGTGTTGCGCGACATTTGGTGTCGATACTGTAAACTGTAGCCCTTAAGCAAAGGTTATCCACATTTAGAAAGGAAGAGTGTTTTCCTAATCACTGGACTTTCTCTAGTGTTGGCATGATGGCACTCTTACATTAGGGAGATTTTGGTGGTATTCTAGTTTCTGCATCTCCATTGTCCATGGGCATATCCCATGTGTTGTCATAAATATTTTATGATTTGTGTGAGTGTcaacataataaatacattggATAGCATTAGGATGAAGTAAATAGCAAATACTTGATATTAACTAGAACCTTCTTCCCCCAGTAATGCCATGTCCTGACAACAGCGAGTACAAGCTCTGTGCACAAGCGTGTCCAGCCACCTGCAATGACGATGCAACACTCTCTGTATGTTCTGATTCATGTGTGGAGTCCTGTCAATGTAAGGCTGGATATGTCCTTGATGAGGGAAAATGTATCCCCAAGGCCAGTTGTGGATGTATTTACCAAGGCAAATTATATGCTCCCAATGAGAAGTTCTGGGATGACGGGAAGTGTGAGAAGCAGTGCATCTGTAACCCTTCCACCAAGAAAGTTGAATGTAAAGCCACCAAGTGTAAGTCTTCAGAACAATGTGCAGTTGTAAATGGAATCCAGAACTGTTACCCTGTATCTTATGGGACCTGCTCAGCATCAGGAGATCCCCATTATGTCACCTTTGATGGTGTCAAATATGACTTTCAGGGCACATGTATCTACCAGTTTGCAGGACTTTGCAAAAAATCTGAGGATTTGGTGGACTTCCAGGTCAATGTCCAAAATGAAAACAGAGGACGCAAAGTTGTGTCTTATGTCTCTGTAGTCCAAGTCAATGTCTCTAATTTTAACATTGTCATCGACAGGAAGTACAATAATAGGATTTTGGTGAGTATTTTTTTCTAAGAATTTCCAAAATGTCATTAGTTTTCCGGTGGTCAATAACTGCCTAAATGTGCTTTTATTTTCCAGCTTAATGGAGTCCTAACAAACCTCCCTTATACAGTTGATAATGGACAACTCTCAATCTACAAACAAGGTTTTCATGGTGTCATCCAGACTAGTTTTGGTCTTCGTGTCTCCTACAACTGGGAAAGTCATGTTGCCGTCACCCTTCCAAGTAGTTACGCTGGAGCAGTCTGTGGTCTCTGTGGTAACTTTGATAATGACAAGAGTAATGATTACCTCATGAAGAACAACCAGTTGGCCACAAAACCAACTCTCTTTGCAAACAGCTGGAAGGTGCAAAATGTACCAGGTTGTTATGAGGAAGAAGGAGGCACCTGCTCAAACTTGGCAGATCTGGAACTTCGCCATAACACTGAAGGCTGTGGAATCATTAAAGATAAGAATGGACCTTTCCGTGAGTGCCATGCCAAGATAAATCCAGAAGTGTACTTCAAAAGTTGTGTATATGATGCTTGCTTCTATGAAGGTAGACAAGAGATGGTATGCAAGATGATTGCCAGCTATGCCACCTTATGTCAAGGGGCTGGAGTCATTGTATCCATCTGGAGGACTTCAAAATTCTGTGGTGAGTTTGacttgtacatagtgtggttggtTGACTTAGTCTTAGGGTCATGTTTTttgtttaattaattaattaaaaaaagaaaaacttaaacATCCATATTTTCACAGCTCTACTATtaccctgtccctccatgctcCACAACCCTTGCTTGATATTTTGCTTCAGCATGTATGAAGCctttcataatatatatatatatatatatatatatatatatatatatatatatatatatatatatatatatattaaattggAACCACCAAATATAACTAAATATTTCGTAATTGTTATTTAAGGATGCAATAAGCTCCTCTAATCTTCCAATATTCTCCACCACAAGAACTCAGTCTCTAATGGATGGAGGTTCTGATTTCTTCCATGCTGCTTCAATACATTCTCAAGCCACATTTAATTTAAGACTTTATTGGTGAATCATTATCTGGTGACAAAATGGTTGGATGGAGTTAGAATAACAAGTTTCTAATAGGTTTTATTCTAGAGGGGCAACTATCAAATAATCTGCCACACTTCTCTCACAACACCTACATTTTGGGTCAATCCCAGAAATTATGACGTTTACCTTCTTCTGGGTGGCACCTGTCtatatttctatttttaaaaTACCTAATGTcttttccccctcctctccccattACTATAGGTCTAGTATGTCCAAAGAACAGCCACTATGAAGTATGTGCCTCTGGCTGTGCCCCCACTTGCCTCACCCTTTCTCCTCCATTGGGATGCAAACCTGGATGCTCAGAGGGATGTGAATGTGATGATGGCTTTATCCTGAGTGGTGGAGACTGTGTTCCCATCAACCAATGTGGTTGTAAATACAATGATAAATATTACAAGCCTGGTGAGGTATTTTTCCCCAGTGGCCTATGCAACCAGCAGTGCGTGTGCACAACCAGTGGAGCTGTCGAATGCAAAGCTTTCAGCTGTGGACCCAATTTGGAGTGCAATGTCATGGATGGCATCCAGAAATGTCTGCCAGTTGGATCTGCTCAGTGTTCTGCTTCAGGCGATCCTCACTATATGTCCTTTGATGGTCTAGCCTTTGATTTCCAAGGCACCTGCACCTACACCCTCGCGAAGACCATCACAAATAGGGACAATTTGGTTCCTTTTGTTATCAATGTTAAAAATGAGAAATGGGGGAATGGAAAGGTTTCAGTCACAAAACTGGTCTCTTTTGAAGTCTATGGATACAAACTGAATCTTGAGTATGAAGTTCGTGGTAAAATCCAGGTAAgtgatacttttttttattaaactacAGTACTTGGATGCTGAATGCTTCATCTACAAAATTTTTGCAAATGGAAAGCATGTTTGAACACTTTTTTTGAGCACAATATTACTCCTAAAATGGCATCTACTGCATGAGTGGCAACCAATTCTAGTGTGTAATAATGCCAGAGATATGCCCCAATTTAAAAAACTTTCATATAAAACTGAACTTTTTTATGTAACGAGTGGAACCACAAATTTCAGGTTTGTACTAAATGTTCATGTTCAAAAGAACTAACcccaaacttcattagaagtttgggacCAGGTGCAGGTTTGGCTCAAACCACCCTCCCCCTGTCATCTATGTCCTTGATTGGCATTAGCTCTGATTgataatttttttgttgttttttgtaatgttgcTTATATCAGGAGCCATGATCCTACCCAAAGCTAGAAACTTTGCCAGCGGTATTTACGCCATTATTTCCAACTGGTGAATGGGTCTCAGTTTGGGTACTCTACTGAACCAGAATTTTGGAGCATGGCTCCACATGGCTTCTCTTCAGTAGATGGATTTTGAATTAATCTTGTGTACTGTTCATAGTTATTTTTGTGATCTCAAAGCTAGTCCAATCCAGTGCTCATCAGAAGTCATCATAGCTTGGCCTTAAGTTAGCAGACACTGTTTAGAGTCTGTGGATGGTTCATGCGTACTTGTTGTAGGAAAAACCTTATATAGTTCTCGTTTTACCAGTAGTtgagaaaaaacattaaaattgacTCATGTATTGATGTTTAATTGTTCCCACAGGTTAATGGACAGTATCTTAGCCTGCCAATAAACCTGGAAGATGGAAAAATTCGTGTCTATCAGCATGGGAAAAGAGTCGTTATCGACACTGACTTTGGTGTTCAGGTCAATTATGATCTTGTCTACCACGTCATCGTCACTGTTCCTGGTAACTACAAGAACCTGTTGGGTGGCCTGTGTGGTAACTATAATGGGGACAGGAAAGATGATTTCCAGTTACCTGACAAGACGGTGACTACAGATGCCACCAAATTTGGAGCCTCCTGGAAGGTGCAGATTCCCGGTATAACTTGTGATGATGGTTGTGGTGGAACTTGGAATCCTTGTCCATTATGTGATCCAAAGAAGCAAGAAATCTTCAAGACTGAGAACTATTGTGGATTCCTTAAGAGGCTTGATGGTCCACTCAGTGCTTGCCTTGGTACTATTAACCCTGATGCGTATTTCAACAACTGCATCTTTGATATGTGTGCTGGCGAGGGTGACTCAGATATTCTATGCCAGAGCATTCAGAGCTATGTGGCCACCTGTCAAGTAGCTGGGATCACCATTCAACCATGGAGGACTGATTCCTTCTGCCGTAAGTCTTATATGTGTGGGGAGGTTTTTGCAACAGTTTGTATTCTAGAGTTGCCATTGCTACCAAACTAACTTTGTAGTAAAGTATATCCCAAGTGTGTATATCTAGTGCTACCT comes from Engystomops pustulosus chromosome 6, aEngPut4.maternal, whole genome shotgun sequence and encodes:
- the LOC140065872 gene encoding IgGFc-binding protein-like translates to MVISIKNFIPTPLPPGHRAQLWPETQHCWTSKVAGFKLHQSIKPCQKLCVPFENHFEPPVLNMRPPQLLFQSTRGKTLIKYLSQEAMGTVVVLWLGALLASLCGTCSAGPLGKEFVTVFTHNYDSSFGTAEFKLSVTVYNSSTTVNVTINKFSQKPYVLDPANYLLNVPVRPDSGGASKSYVISIKTNKLISVVSLSYKVKTLDTSIVYPIEDLGRDYYVVTPVGGTGDGFKEVSVVSCEEPTNVDIFLTGAVTYKDKNYGAGSKLTVFLEPYSDLQLLSKDNLSGTHIVSQKPLVVMSGHTCTRESNKCNHVYEQLLPVSSWGTTFIIPPVSVQLKADIVFVVAAVNTRIEYQIYSTRSSQNLNAGQVFQLEVPVKAPIYLSASAGIQVLYYCTGWQDTIQYDPTLITIPPVSSYCSSYHLFADKDVENYVSIVAKKADVSKLTLDKYPIDGLTWNAISGTDYFWATKKLVQGLPADNLQNPSSPFLALSYGFGNLYSYGSPSVCIDALSDKSCSTIKCNAKEKCQLSNGKPKCVPDSVAYCHAVGDPHYRTFDGYYYDFQGTCTYTIAKTCGSDSSLPTFNIETKNENRGNTRVSYVSYVTVQVYDYSISLVRYEYGFVRVNNQRLRLPMNLNEGRVYLYQSGDSVVIETDFALKVYYDWNSVLKVYITSSFFQKVCGLCGNYNGNPSDDLMTPTGTLAPNLVEFGKSWKVDDGDRVCWHNCNGECKPCPLEIQRTYASEKSCGLISKVVDGPFSQCHSVVDPKPYLDNCVYDLCMNDGYKQILCQSLKTYADACQRNKSSIGDWRQLSGCLMPCPDNSEYKLCAQACPATCNDDATLSVCSDSCVESCQCKAGYVLDEGKCIPKASCGCIYQGKLYAPNEKFWDDGKCEKQCICNPSTKKVECKATKCKSSEQCAVVNGIQNCYPVSYGTCSASGDPHYVTFDGVKYDFQGTCIYQFAGLCKKSEDLVDFQVNVQNENRGRKVVSYVSVVQVNVSNFNIVIDRKYNNRILLNGVLTNLPYTVDNGQLSIYKQGFHGVIQTSFGLRVSYNWESHVAVTLPSSYAGAVCGLCGNFDNDKSNDYLMKNNQLATKPTLFANSWKVQNVPGCYEEEGGTCSNLADLELRHNTEGCGIIKDKNGPFRECHAKINPEVYFKSCVYDACFYEGRQEMVCKMIASYATLCQGAGVIVSIWRTSKFCGLVCPKNSHYEVCASGCAPTCLTLSPPLGCKPGCSEGCECDDGFILSGGDCVPINQCGCKYNDKYYKPGEVFFPSGLCNQQCVCTTSGAVECKAFSCGPNLECNVMDGIQKCLPVGSAQCSASGDPHYMSFDGLAFDFQGTCTYTLAKTITNRDNLVPFVINVKNEKWGNGKVSVTKLVSFEVYGYKLNLEYEVRGKIQVRAMILPKARNFASGIYAIISNW